Proteins from a genomic interval of Apteryx mantelli isolate bAptMan1 chromosome 5, bAptMan1.hap1, whole genome shotgun sequence:
- the GRK4 gene encoding G protein-coupled receptor kinase 4 isoform X1 yields the protein MEIENIVANTVLLKAREGKRSGRSKKWKEMLKLPPVSYCEGIRHSIERDYNQLCDKQPIGRLLFRQFCDSRPDLKRCIEFLDAVAEYEVSSDEKRIDCGLKVLETYFTNGSAAHLPEIPQETVNDCKARLEKNPSKDLFMDCTRVVHEYLSRRPFEAYQESVYFSRFLQWKWLEKQPVTKHTFRHYRVLGKGGFGEVCACQVRATGKMYACKKLEKKRIKKRKGESMALNEKRILEKVNSRFVVSLSYTYETKDALCLVLTIMNGGDLKFHIYNMGNPGFDEERAIFYAAELCCGLEDLQRERIVYRDLKPENILLDDCGHIRISDLGLAVQIPEGETVRGRVGTVGYMAPEVLKNEKYTFSPDWWGLGCLIYEMIEGQSPFRKHKERVKRDEIDRRVKEDQETYSDKFSEEAKSICRMLLAKNPEDRLGCTEDGAAIVKQHPIFKNINFKRLEANMLEPPFLPDPRAVYCKDVLDIEQFSTVKGVNLDTTDDDFYSRFVTGCVSIPWQNEMIETGCFEDINAYETDGTVSPDRERSPKPKRGFFHRLFSGEVCFKSDCSDDEQESSRL from the exons ATGGAAATCGAGAACATCGTGGCCAACACGGTGCTGCTGAAAGCCCGCGAGG GTAAACGGAGTGGACGTAGTAAAAAATGGAAAGAGATGCTGAAGTTGCCACCTGTTAGTTATTGTGAGGGTATTAGACATTCAATCG AAAGAGACTATAACCAGCTTTGTGACAAACAGCCTATAGGAAGACTTCTCTTCAGGCAGTTCTGTGATTCCAGACCAGACTTGAAAAGGTGCATTGAATTCCTGGATGCAGTG GCAGAATATGAGGTATCTTCAGATGAAAAACGTATAGACTGTGGCCTGAAAGTTTTAGAGACCTACTTCACTAACGGG TCTGCAGCACACTTGCCAGAAATACCTCAGGAAACAGTAAATGATTGTAAAGCAAGACTGGAAAAGAACCCGTCTAAAGATCTTTTTATGGACTGTACCAG AGTGGTCCATGAATATTTAAGCAGAAGACCTTTTGAAGCTTACCAAGAAAGTGTGTATTTTTCCCGTTTTTTACAGTGGAAATGGCTGGAAAA GCAACCAGTAACCAAACACACATTTAGGCATTACCGAGTGCTAGGCAAAGGTGGATTTGGAGAG GTGTGTGCCTGTCAAGTGCGAGCAACAGGAAAAATGTATGCTTGtaaaaagctagaaaaaaagagaataaagaagaggaaaggagaatcAATGGCTCtaaatgaaaaaagaattctAGAAAAAGTGAATAGTAGGTTTGTA GTTAGTTTATCCTACACCTATGAGACAAAAGATGCCCTGTGTTTAGTATTAACCATAATGAATGGAGGAGATTTGAAGTTTCACATATATAACATGGGAAATCCTGGCTTTGATGAAGAAAGGGCTATTTTCTATGCTGCAGAGTTGTGCTGTGGTCTGGAGGACTTGCAGAGGGAGAGAATTGTTTATAG AGACTTGAAACCTGAGAATATACTCCTTGATGATTGTG GACATATCAGAATTTCAGATCTTGGATTAGCTGTGCAGATTCCGGAAGGAGAAACGGTCCGAGGGCGGGTTGGGACTGTTGGTTACATGG ctCCAGAAGTGCTCAAAAATGAAAAGTATACCTTCAGCCCTGATTGGTGGGGTCTTGGGTGCTTGATTTATGAAATGATTGAAGGACAGTCTCCATTCAGGAAGCATAAGGAAAGGGTCAAACGGGATGAGATTGACCGGAGAGTAAAGGAAGACCAGGAAACATATTCAGACAAGTTCTCAGAGGAGGCAAAATCCATCTGCAGGATG ttacttgCCAAAAATCCAGAGGATAGACTGGGTTGCACTGAAGATGGAGCTGCTATTGTAAAACAACATCCTATTTTCAAGAATATTAACTTCAAGAGGCTGGAAGCTAACATGTTAGAACCTCCGTTCTTGCCAGAT CCACGTGCGGTGTATTGTAAAGATGTCCTGGACATAGAACAGTTCTCAACGGTAAAAGGAGTGAACCTGGATACTACAGATGATGACTTCTATTCCAGATTTGTTACGGGTTGTGTCTCAATCCCTTGGCAAAATGAG ATGATTGAAACAGGATGCTTTGAAGATATCAATGCATATGAAACTGATGGTACTGTGTCACCAGACAGAGAGAGGTCTCCTAAACCGAAGAGAGGCTTCTTTCACAGACTTTTCAGTGGAGAG
- the GRK4 gene encoding G protein-coupled receptor kinase 4 isoform X2: MEIENIVANTVLLKAREGKRSGRSKKWKEMLKLPPVSYCEGIRHSIERDYNQLCDKQPIGRLLFRQFCDSRPDLKRCIEFLDAVAEYEVSSDEKRIDCGLKVLETYFTNGSAAHLPEIPQETVNDCKARLEKNPSKDLFMDCTRVVHEYLSRRPFEAYQESVYFSRFLQWKWLEKQPVTKHTFRHYRVLGKGGFGEVCACQVRATGKMYACKKLEKKRIKKRKGESMALNEKRILEKVNSRFVVSLSYTYETKDALCLVLTIMNGGDLKFHIYNMGNPGFDEERAIFYAAELCCGLEDLQRERIVYRDLKPENILLDDCGHIRISDLGLAVQIPEGETVRGRVGTVGYMAPEVLKNEKYTFSPDWWGLGCLIYEMIEGQSPFRKHKERVKRDEIDRRVKEDQETYSDKFSEEAKSICRMLLAKNPEDRLGCTEDGAAIVKQHPIFKNINFKRLEANMLEPPFLPDVSSHVRCIVKMSWT, translated from the exons ATGGAAATCGAGAACATCGTGGCCAACACGGTGCTGCTGAAAGCCCGCGAGG GTAAACGGAGTGGACGTAGTAAAAAATGGAAAGAGATGCTGAAGTTGCCACCTGTTAGTTATTGTGAGGGTATTAGACATTCAATCG AAAGAGACTATAACCAGCTTTGTGACAAACAGCCTATAGGAAGACTTCTCTTCAGGCAGTTCTGTGATTCCAGACCAGACTTGAAAAGGTGCATTGAATTCCTGGATGCAGTG GCAGAATATGAGGTATCTTCAGATGAAAAACGTATAGACTGTGGCCTGAAAGTTTTAGAGACCTACTTCACTAACGGG TCTGCAGCACACTTGCCAGAAATACCTCAGGAAACAGTAAATGATTGTAAAGCAAGACTGGAAAAGAACCCGTCTAAAGATCTTTTTATGGACTGTACCAG AGTGGTCCATGAATATTTAAGCAGAAGACCTTTTGAAGCTTACCAAGAAAGTGTGTATTTTTCCCGTTTTTTACAGTGGAAATGGCTGGAAAA GCAACCAGTAACCAAACACACATTTAGGCATTACCGAGTGCTAGGCAAAGGTGGATTTGGAGAG GTGTGTGCCTGTCAAGTGCGAGCAACAGGAAAAATGTATGCTTGtaaaaagctagaaaaaaagagaataaagaagaggaaaggagaatcAATGGCTCtaaatgaaaaaagaattctAGAAAAAGTGAATAGTAGGTTTGTA GTTAGTTTATCCTACACCTATGAGACAAAAGATGCCCTGTGTTTAGTATTAACCATAATGAATGGAGGAGATTTGAAGTTTCACATATATAACATGGGAAATCCTGGCTTTGATGAAGAAAGGGCTATTTTCTATGCTGCAGAGTTGTGCTGTGGTCTGGAGGACTTGCAGAGGGAGAGAATTGTTTATAG AGACTTGAAACCTGAGAATATACTCCTTGATGATTGTG GACATATCAGAATTTCAGATCTTGGATTAGCTGTGCAGATTCCGGAAGGAGAAACGGTCCGAGGGCGGGTTGGGACTGTTGGTTACATGG ctCCAGAAGTGCTCAAAAATGAAAAGTATACCTTCAGCCCTGATTGGTGGGGTCTTGGGTGCTTGATTTATGAAATGATTGAAGGACAGTCTCCATTCAGGAAGCATAAGGAAAGGGTCAAACGGGATGAGATTGACCGGAGAGTAAAGGAAGACCAGGAAACATATTCAGACAAGTTCTCAGAGGAGGCAAAATCCATCTGCAGGATG ttacttgCCAAAAATCCAGAGGATAGACTGGGTTGCACTGAAGATGGAGCTGCTATTGTAAAACAACATCCTATTTTCAAGAATATTAACTTCAAGAGGCTGGAAGCTAACATGTTAGAACCTCCGTTCTTGCCAGATGTAAGTAG CCACGTGCGGTGTATTGTAAAGATGTCCTGGACATAG